A region from the Rheinheimera mangrovi genome encodes:
- a CDS encoding FlgO family outer membrane protein: MTVLLLCSCSFLPQGQDVADPVTKSKAEQHPPLLFYTERLADQLFHKLQPLESGAIAVTTFADVQLMAPDVSRHSSYNASLQLQESMQTVATQLGYQVSEIRLNDAVMLHPGFENALGRDLSQLAQNQLARYVITGTLTEGEVHITVNAKLIDLKSQQVLAAASSVIPVAVLWPNEQLQLRHNRLYRNSES, encoded by the coding sequence ATGACAGTTCTGCTGTTGTGCAGCTGCAGCTTTTTGCCACAAGGGCAAGATGTTGCCGATCCTGTAACCAAATCAAAAGCAGAACAGCATCCTCCTTTGTTGTTTTACACTGAGCGTCTGGCCGATCAGCTTTTTCATAAATTACAGCCTTTGGAATCAGGAGCTATCGCCGTCACTACTTTTGCAGATGTGCAGCTGATGGCCCCTGATGTCAGTCGTCACTCTAGCTACAATGCCTCTTTGCAGTTACAGGAAAGCATGCAGACCGTTGCTACCCAACTTGGATATCAGGTCAGTGAGATCCGTTTAAACGATGCGGTGATGCTGCATCCCGGTTTTGAAAATGCTCTAGGCCGTGATTTAAGCCAACTGGCGCAGAATCAGCTGGCGCGCTATGTGATTACAGGGACCCTGACCGAAGGAGAAGTGCATATCACAGTCAATGCTAAATTAATTGACCTGAAGAGTCAGCAAGTACTTGCTGCCGCATCCAGTGTTATTCCTGTAGCTGTATTATGGCCCAACGAGCAGTTGCAATTGCGCCATAATAGGTTGTATCGCAATTCGGAGTCTTAA
- a CDS encoding FlgO family outer membrane protein yields MAIAVISGCAPLIQLDSDAQPSTVNQVELGQGSGRMKNEQPLAHLYISDYDSAAVQNARMSGMKLPGYKPEPVVTVNHYVQSLMHDLAANLEILSTTFSVGVTSFVYLDGDYQQGDLLGNQLSEAFMHEATQFGMAVTDFKTTDYIRVTPTGDFTFSRDFLELTQQYPISVVLGGTLVRHQGGVIVNARMVNVMDKKVLASAQAFIPQNVVHALKGTHSAPLLQLKASQP; encoded by the coding sequence ATGGCCATTGCCGTAATATCTGGCTGTGCTCCGTTGATCCAGCTCGACTCTGACGCTCAACCTTCAACGGTCAATCAAGTGGAGCTAGGTCAGGGTAGTGGCCGTATGAAAAATGAGCAGCCTTTGGCGCACTTATATATCAGTGATTACGATAGTGCCGCAGTCCAAAATGCCCGCATGTCAGGAATGAAATTACCAGGCTATAAACCTGAACCTGTAGTAACAGTCAATCACTATGTGCAAAGTCTGATGCATGACTTAGCCGCTAATCTGGAAATTTTAAGTACAACCTTCAGTGTAGGCGTCACCAGCTTCGTATATCTGGATGGTGATTATCAGCAAGGTGATTTGCTAGGCAACCAACTGTCCGAAGCTTTTATGCATGAAGCCACTCAATTTGGCATGGCAGTAACAGATTTCAAAACTACAGATTACATCCGTGTGACGCCAACAGGTGATTTCACCTTCAGCCGCGATTTTCTGGAATTAACACAGCAATATCCAATTAGTGTGGTGTTGGGCGGAACTTTGGTTCGTCATCAAGGTGGTGTGATAGTCAATGCGCGAATGGTGAACGTGATGGATAAAAAAGTACTGGCTTCAGCTCAGGCTTTTATTCCACAGAACGTTGTGCATGCACTTAAAGGAACTCACAGTGCGCCGTTGTTGCAGTTAAAAGCGAGTCAGCCATAG